The nucleotide sequence CAGTTATGCAAAGAAGGGATACGTAACAGCAACCATACAATACAGATTAAGCGGCGTGGCAAAGTACCCTGCACAAATCTTGGATGTTGCAGATGCCGTTCAATGGTTGAAACAGCATGCAAAAGAATACAACATTAATATAAATAAGGTAGCCATAGCCGGTGGTTCTGCAGGGGCACATTTGGCCATGCAGTACGCCTATGCCAATTCTTCCAATACCGTTGACAGCAATGGTATACCCACCAATGTGCAGGCAGTAATAAATATTTATGGGCCTTCCGATTTAACAACCGAAATTGCAAAAAAAGAAAAAAGGGTACATCGATTATTTGGAAAGACTTATGGGGAAGCCCCGGAAATGTACAAAAAGGCTTCACCAATTTTATATGTAAATAAAAACTCCCCGCCAACTATTTCCTTTCATGGCACTTTGGATGAACTGGTGCCCTATGGCCAGTCCAAAAAACTTCATGAAACCCTAAAATCTTATGGGGTACCCACTTACTATCACGAATTAAAAGGTTGGCCACATGCCATGGACCTTTCCGCGAAGGTGTTCTCCTATATTCAATATCATACAGATATATTCTTGGAAAAACATTTAAAATTATGATTAGAAATATATTCATTCCCATAATTGCACTAACCTTATTGCTGGGCTGTAGGGCCAAACAGTATGATGTGTCCGTACCCCCAAAGGGATATTCCAACAATACCACCTTAAAGATAGCCTATGCAACTGGAGCTTTAAAA is from Arenibacter algicola and encodes:
- a CDS encoding alpha/beta hydrolase, with product MRIVFAIWIFLLLVGCKPNQYDPSLPPKGFANNITLKIAYTLGAIEPTLTKVAIPETIQEYKDLVYKTIDSTSLKLDIYRPKALKKDAPLIIFIHGGAWEKGKKSNVLHYLISYAKKGYVTATIQYRLSGVAKYPAQILDVADAVQWLKQHAKEYNININKVAIAGGSAGAHLAMQYAYANSSNTVDSNGIPTNVQAVINIYGPSDLTTEIAKKEKRVHRLFGKTYGEAPEMYKKASPILYVNKNSPPTISFHGTLDELVPYGQSKKLHETLKSYGVPTYYHELKGWPHAMDLSAKVFSYIQYHTDIFLEKHLKL